Proteins encoded together in one Candidatus Binataceae bacterium window:
- a CDS encoding selenium-binding family protein → MTLWKADQTFYPSPRMAMQAPREKLAYVAAFTPAAAQTASSPRRDAMCVLDLDPASSSYSQVVGRLEMPVASDELHHFGWNACSAALCPYAPHPHVERRYLIVPGLRSSRIYIIDTKPDPRAPKIVKIIEPEEIASRTGYSRPHTIHCGPDAIYVSALGAPNGEGPGGLFLLDHESFDVLGRWEVDRGPQYLAYDFWWHLGHDVAITSEWGTPNMIEKGLQPDLLMGGKYGHALHLWDLRRRRHLQTLEMSAEYQMALELRPAHDPTKTHGFVGVVISTKDLSASIWLWHRDKGNWGLRKIIDVPAELADPDLLPPALKPFKAVPPLITDINLSLDDRYLYLACFGTGDLQQWDVSDPFTPKLTGKVRLGGIVAHAPHPKAGALNGGSQMLELSRDGKRIYLSNSLYGSWDEQFYPEGVRGWVTVVNANPAGGLEIDPKFFVPFSGERAHQVRLEGGDSSSDSYCYP, encoded by the coding sequence ATGACACTGTGGAAAGCTGACCAGACCTTCTATCCGTCGCCGCGCATGGCGATGCAGGCGCCGCGCGAAAAGCTGGCCTACGTGGCGGCCTTCACTCCGGCGGCGGCGCAAACCGCCAGTTCTCCCAGGCGCGACGCAATGTGCGTGCTCGATCTCGATCCCGCCTCGTCGAGCTACAGCCAGGTCGTCGGGCGGCTCGAGATGCCGGTCGCCAGCGACGAATTGCATCACTTTGGCTGGAACGCCTGCAGCGCGGCGCTCTGCCCGTATGCACCGCATCCGCATGTCGAGCGGCGTTACCTGATCGTGCCGGGACTGCGTTCGTCGCGAATTTACATAATCGACACCAAGCCCGATCCGCGCGCGCCGAAAATCGTCAAGATAATCGAGCCGGAAGAGATCGCGTCGCGCACCGGGTACAGCCGTCCGCATACGATTCACTGCGGACCCGACGCGATTTACGTCAGCGCACTGGGAGCACCTAACGGCGAGGGGCCCGGCGGCCTGTTCCTGCTCGACCACGAAAGCTTTGACGTGCTGGGGCGTTGGGAGGTCGATCGCGGACCGCAGTATCTGGCCTACGACTTCTGGTGGCATCTCGGACACGACGTCGCGATTACCAGCGAGTGGGGCACGCCCAACATGATCGAGAAGGGGTTGCAGCCGGATCTGCTGATGGGCGGAAAGTATGGCCACGCGTTGCATCTGTGGGATTTGCGCCGCCGGCGCCATCTGCAAACGCTCGAAATGAGCGCCGAGTACCAGATGGCGCTCGAACTGCGGCCGGCGCACGATCCGACCAAAACCCATGGCTTCGTCGGCGTGGTGATCTCGACGAAGGATCTGTCGGCGTCGATCTGGTTGTGGCATCGCGATAAGGGCAACTGGGGCTTGCGGAAAATTATCGATGTGCCGGCCGAATTGGCTGATCCGGATCTGCTGCCGCCGGCGCTCAAGCCCTTCAAGGCCGTGCCGCCGCTGATCACCGACATCAATCTGAGCCTCGACGACCGCTATCTTTATCTCGCCTGCTTTGGCACCGGCGACCTGCAACAGTGGGACGTGAGCGATCCGTTCACGCCGAAGTTAACCGGCAAGGTGCGGCTGGGCGGAATCGTTGCCCACGCGCCGCATCCCAAGGCGGGTGCGTTGAATGGCGGCTCGCAGATGCTCGAACTGAGCCGCGACGGCAAGCGCATCTATCTGAGCAATTCGCTTTACGGCTCGTGGGATGAGCAGTTCTACCCGGAGGGGGTGCGCGGCTGGGTTACAGTGGTCAACGCAAACCCGGCCGGTGGCCTCGAAATTGACCCGAAATTCTTTGTGCCCTTCAGTGGCGAACGGGCTCATCAGGTGCGGCTCGAAGGGGGCGACTCCTCCTCGGATTCCTATTGCTACCCGTGA